One Acetobacter ghanensis DNA window includes the following coding sequences:
- a CDS encoding family 1 encapsulin nanocompartment shell protein has translation MNNLHKHLAPISAEAWAQIEEEATRTIRRHLAGRRVVDTPEPKGTAFAGVGTGRGKKIETAETGVIASQREVLPLVELRVPFTLSREEIDAVERGALDSDWQTVKDAAQKIAFAEDHAIFNGFEAAGIGGMRTGTSNPHLKLPALAKDYPHAIAEALNALRLAGVNGPYSVVLGAQAHLAVSSGDDDGYPVRKHIESMIDGKIIWAPALEGAFVVSTRGGDFMLDIGQDMSIGYLSHTAETVELYLQESFVFRVLTSEATVTLDHASA, from the coding sequence ATGAACAATCTGCACAAACACCTAGCCCCTATTTCTGCCGAAGCATGGGCCCAGATTGAAGAAGAAGCGACCCGCACCATCCGCCGCCACTTGGCCGGACGTCGTGTTGTGGATACCCCAGAGCCCAAAGGGACGGCCTTTGCAGGCGTTGGCACCGGGCGCGGTAAAAAAATTGAAACGGCTGAAACCGGCGTAATTGCTTCGCAGCGCGAGGTCTTACCGTTGGTTGAGCTTCGGGTACCTTTTACCCTGTCTCGAGAAGAAATTGACGCCGTCGAACGCGGGGCGCTGGATTCCGACTGGCAGACCGTCAAAGATGCCGCACAGAAAATTGCATTTGCCGAAGACCATGCCATTTTCAATGGTTTTGAGGCCGCAGGCATTGGCGGTATGCGCACAGGAACCTCCAACCCGCATCTCAAACTCCCCGCATTGGCCAAGGATTACCCGCACGCCATTGCCGAAGCCCTGAACGCCCTACGCCTTGCAGGCGTAAACGGTCCCTATTCGGTTGTGCTGGGGGCGCAGGCTCATTTGGCGGTTAGCAGCGGAGATGACGATGGGTATCCTGTCCGCAAACACATCGAAAGCATGATTGACGGTAAAATTATCTGGGCTCCTGCGCTGGAAGGTGCCTTTGTTGTCTCCACACGTGGTGGGGATTTTATGCTCGATATTGGTCAGGATATGTCTATCGGCTATCTGAGCCACACAGCCGAAACAGTCGAACTGTACTTGCAGGAAAGCTTTGTATTCCGTGTTCTGACAAGTGAGGCCACTGTTACGCTTGATCACGCTTCTGCCTGA
- a CDS encoding ABC-F family ATP-binding cassette domain-containing protein — protein sequence MIRLDNISKYNGHRVIFVEASAALQKGEKIGLVGPNGAGKTTLFRLITGQEEPDEGHVLTDKGITIGFFNQDVGEMAGRSAVAEVMDGAGPVSEVGAQLAELEVAMADPERFDELDTILEQFGEVQARFEELGGYALDGRAREVLHGLGFSQEMMDGDVGRLSGGWKMRVALARILLMKPDVMLLDEPSNHLDLESLIWLEQFLAGYDGALLMTSHDRAFMNRIINKVIEIDGGVLNSFSGDYEFYEQQRALNEKHQQAQFDRQQAMLAKEVAFIERFKARASHAAQVQSRVKKLDKIDRVEPPKRRQALSFTFPQAPRSGDAVVNLRGVDKSYGSRVIYKGLDLLIRRQERCCVLGVNGAGKSTLLKLVTGTTEPDAGSVTLGGSVKMGYFAQHAMDLLDGERTIFETLNDTFPLAGQGALRSLAGGFGFSGDDVDKSCRVLSGGEKARLVMALMLFDPPNFLVLDEPTNHLDIATKEMLIAALADYDGTMLFVSHDRHFLAALSNRVLELTPEGIHRYDGGYTEYVARTGREAPGLHE from the coding sequence ATGATCCGGCTCGACAATATCAGCAAATATAATGGTCATCGCGTGATCTTTGTCGAGGCGTCGGCAGCCTTGCAAAAAGGCGAAAAAATTGGGTTGGTCGGCCCGAATGGCGCAGGGAAAACCACTCTTTTCCGCCTGATTACAGGGCAGGAAGAACCAGACGAAGGCCACGTTCTGACTGACAAAGGCATAACAATCGGCTTTTTTAATCAGGATGTGGGAGAGATGGCTGGCCGGAGTGCGGTAGCCGAGGTGATGGATGGGGCTGGGCCAGTCTCGGAAGTTGGTGCACAGCTGGCTGAACTTGAAGTCGCTATGGCTGACCCTGAAAGATTTGATGAACTGGACACCATTCTGGAGCAATTTGGCGAGGTTCAGGCACGTTTTGAAGAATTAGGGGGATACGCTCTGGACGGCCGGGCGCGTGAAGTACTGCACGGGCTTGGGTTCAGCCAGGAGATGATGGATGGAGATGTCGGCCGCCTGTCTGGTGGGTGGAAAATGCGTGTTGCACTGGCGCGCATCCTGCTGATGAAGCCTGATGTGATGCTGCTGGATGAGCCAAGCAACCATCTTGATCTGGAGAGTCTGATCTGGTTGGAGCAGTTTCTGGCTGGCTACGATGGCGCCCTGCTCATGACCTCTCATGACCGTGCTTTCATGAACCGGATTATTAACAAGGTGATTGAAATTGACGGAGGCGTGTTGAACAGCTTCTCTGGTGATTATGAGTTCTATGAACAACAGCGGGCATTGAACGAGAAACACCAGCAGGCACAGTTTGACCGCCAACAGGCCATGTTGGCCAAAGAGGTTGCGTTTATCGAACGCTTCAAGGCGCGTGCGTCTCACGCTGCACAGGTGCAAAGCCGGGTTAAGAAGCTGGACAAAATAGACCGGGTAGAGCCGCCAAAACGTAGGCAGGCTTTGTCCTTCACGTTTCCACAGGCGCCCCGGTCCGGCGATGCCGTGGTCAACCTGCGTGGTGTAGATAAAAGCTACGGGAGCCGGGTTATTTACAAGGGGCTTGATCTGCTGATCCGCCGGCAGGAACGCTGCTGTGTGCTGGGGGTCAATGGTGCGGGCAAGTCAACCCTGCTTAAACTGGTTACCGGCACCACCGAGCCTGATGCAGGCAGCGTTACCCTGGGAGGCAGCGTTAAAATGGGCTATTTTGCCCAGCACGCGATGGACCTGCTTGATGGCGAACGAACCATTTTTGAAACACTAAACGATACATTCCCTCTGGCCGGTCAGGGCGCCTTGCGCTCCTTAGCGGGTGGTTTTGGTTTTTCCGGGGATGATGTGGATAAAAGCTGCCGCGTGCTATCTGGCGGCGAAAAAGCACGGCTGGTGATGGCGCTCATGCTGTTTGATCCTCCCAATTTTCTGGTGCTTGACGAACCGACTAACCATTTGGATATCGCCACAAAAGAAATGCTCATAGCGGCGCTGGCGGACTATGATGGTACAATGCTTTTTGTCTCGCATGACCGTCACTTCCTTGCGGCTTTGTCCAACCGTGTTCTGGAGCTTACTCCCGAAGGTATTCATCGGTATGACGGGGGATATACGGAATATGTTGCAAGAACGGGCCGGGAGGCTCCGGGCTTACACGAATAG
- a CDS encoding carbohydrate porin: MSKNRHFVRSACVPRNKLFLKSSALIVVSGLVLILTSQISKAATQEENAAPQQNSVAQRGTVSTSVPSEQLAKHKRPIAEDRLESLFNTESISYLLNHNGNALRRRDISAGYYVSEQAFGNLVPTLKPLRDRLTEHGFSFELTYKGEGMANVSGGVSKGMDYTHEVRIAMLFDLGKLTKWEPLNGWFLHGIVMNREGRQVGWDHVGERNVLLTEVWSIHGPAAARLADLYVEKSFLNNKININLGRIALTHTYSTSVLLCTFMTMCSAPMAIREPAGWSVYPKTSWGGTFRIRPTRDLILRTGVYRIGPKPVDNTGWAWGSEPYTGIQTPVELTWEPFFGERKLPGHYKIGYAHDTSPYADMIGVIPAEFTGSVQKHKEKPRDTFYIETDQMVYRSHGQHQMAGGYVLAGFIHNTPSNSTFSNEFYAGASLLGIIPGRPFDRLGVMYSYYQLSPRTTYGQQLRQMAGLSMGAYVNAPQTHSAILEAYYGIPVMPGLVITPEFEYMMRPGETSVIPNAILAGLKVISAL, encoded by the coding sequence ATGTCCAAAAATCGCCATTTTGTACGCTCCGCCTGTGTGCCTCGAAATAAGCTCTTTTTAAAATCCTCTGCTCTTATTGTAGTTTCTGGGCTTGTGCTCATACTGACGTCTCAGATCTCCAAAGCTGCAACTCAGGAAGAGAACGCTGCTCCACAGCAAAATTCGGTAGCCCAGAGAGGCACTGTTTCCACATCAGTGCCGTCCGAGCAACTCGCAAAACATAAGCGCCCCATTGCGGAAGACCGCTTGGAAAGTCTGTTTAATACCGAGAGTATTTCCTATTTATTGAACCATAATGGCAACGCGCTGCGTCGTAGGGACATCAGTGCGGGGTATTATGTTTCCGAGCAGGCTTTTGGCAATTTAGTGCCCACCCTCAAACCACTGCGCGACCGTCTGACAGAACATGGTTTTAGTTTTGAATTGACCTACAAAGGGGAGGGTATGGCGAATGTGAGCGGTGGTGTCTCTAAAGGCATGGACTATACACATGAAGTCCGCATCGCCATGCTTTTTGATTTGGGTAAACTGACCAAATGGGAACCGCTAAATGGGTGGTTCCTGCACGGTATTGTCATGAATCGTGAGGGACGTCAGGTCGGGTGGGACCATGTGGGCGAACGGAATGTTCTGCTTACAGAGGTTTGGAGTATTCATGGGCCGGCGGCAGCGCGTCTGGCAGATCTTTATGTTGAAAAATCATTCCTCAACAATAAGATCAATATCAACCTTGGCCGTATTGCACTGACACACACATATTCTACGTCTGTGCTGCTTTGTACATTCATGACCATGTGTTCAGCCCCTATGGCCATTCGTGAACCCGCAGGCTGGAGTGTTTACCCAAAAACATCGTGGGGTGGGACATTCCGTATTCGTCCTACGCGGGATCTAATTTTGAGAACAGGCGTATATCGCATCGGCCCTAAACCCGTGGATAATACCGGATGGGCATGGGGTAGCGAGCCTTACACGGGTATTCAGACGCCTGTTGAGTTGACATGGGAACCCTTTTTTGGCGAACGCAAATTACCGGGCCACTACAAGATCGGATATGCGCACGATACCTCCCCTTATGCGGATATGATTGGGGTGATACCAGCAGAGTTTACCGGCTCCGTCCAAAAGCATAAAGAAAAACCACGGGATACGTTTTATATCGAAACAGATCAGATGGTGTACCGTAGTCATGGGCAACATCAGATGGCGGGTGGGTATGTGCTGGCAGGGTTTATTCATAATACGCCAAGCAATTCGACATTTTCAAATGAGTTTTATGCTGGAGCCTCGTTGCTTGGAATTATCCCGGGCCGACCATTTGATCGGCTTGGGGTGATGTATTCCTATTACCAGTTAAGCCCGAGAACGACTTATGGCCAGCAGTTACGGCAGATGGCTGGCCTCTCTATGGGAGCGTATGTTAATGCTCCTCAAACACATTCGGCTATTTTGGAAGCGTATTATGGTATTCCCGTCATGCCGGGTTTGGTTATTACGCCTGAGTTTGAATACATGATGCGTCCCGGCGAAACATCCGTTATTCCCAATGCCATTCTGGCAGGTCTGAAAGTGATCAGCGCGTTATAG
- the proP gene encoding glycine betaine/L-proline transporter ProP yields the protein MQEPETAHAHFGWFKRRRHIEPNDITVVDGDMLKRAVGAAALGNAMEWFDFGVYGYIAITLGRVFFPSVDATAQLIATFATFTVAFLVRPLGGAVFGPLGDRYGRQKVLAFTMILMALGTFSIGLIPSYASIGIWGPILLLLARMVQGFSTGGEYGGAATFIAEYSTDRKRGLMGSWLEFGTLAGYVAGAGAVLILQFCLADQQMLSWGWRIPFILAGPLGVLGLYMRMKLEETPAFAAYAEQAEQREQEKPGWRDLLQVHWRQLLKCMGLVMVFNVTYYMVLTYMPSYLSVTLGYPETKGLLLILLVMLVMMPLNVVGGIFSDRLGRRPMIIGACLGLLLLSVPSLWLIQSGNDWLIFLGLMLLGVSLVCFTSSMPATLPALFYTPVRYTALSLAFNISVSMFGGTTPLVTAWLIRRTDDLMMPAYYLMGVAVIGIVTMLTVKETARMPLRGSPPAVETEEEIKALLKSDKPITVDASLPPVP from the coding sequence ATGCAGGAGCCCGAAACGGCACATGCTCATTTTGGATGGTTCAAACGTCGGAGGCATATAGAACCAAATGATATCACCGTGGTGGACGGCGATATGCTCAAGCGGGCCGTAGGGGCCGCGGCCCTTGGCAATGCCATGGAATGGTTTGACTTCGGGGTTTATGGCTATATTGCCATTACACTTGGGCGCGTTTTCTTTCCTTCAGTCGATGCTACAGCTCAACTTATTGCGACTTTTGCCACGTTTACTGTTGCCTTTTTGGTAAGACCCCTTGGCGGGGCTGTTTTTGGCCCATTGGGAGACAGATACGGAAGACAAAAAGTTTTGGCGTTCACAATGATTCTTATGGCATTGGGGACATTTTCCATAGGTCTTATCCCCTCTTATGCCAGTATCGGCATATGGGGACCTATTTTACTATTGCTGGCTCGTATGGTGCAGGGTTTTTCCACCGGGGGAGAATACGGTGGTGCTGCAACTTTTATTGCTGAATACTCCACAGATCGAAAACGTGGGTTGATGGGAAGCTGGCTGGAGTTTGGCACACTGGCAGGATATGTGGCCGGGGCCGGCGCAGTTCTTATTCTACAATTCTGCTTGGCAGATCAGCAGATGTTGTCTTGGGGATGGCGTATTCCGTTCATTCTGGCCGGGCCGCTAGGTGTTCTGGGCCTCTACATGCGCATGAAACTGGAGGAAACACCTGCATTCGCGGCTTATGCTGAACAAGCGGAGCAACGGGAACAGGAAAAGCCCGGCTGGCGAGATCTGCTCCAAGTGCATTGGCGTCAGCTGCTTAAATGTATGGGACTGGTGATGGTCTTTAATGTGACCTACTACATGGTCCTGACCTATATGCCCAGTTATCTGAGCGTGACGCTTGGCTACCCAGAAACTAAAGGTCTGTTACTGATCCTGCTGGTTATGCTTGTTATGATGCCTCTTAACGTTGTTGGCGGCATATTTAGCGATAGGCTAGGGCGGCGCCCCATGATCATAGGCGCTTGTCTGGGGCTACTGCTGCTTTCAGTTCCCAGCTTGTGGCTTATACAAAGTGGCAATGACTGGTTAATTTTTCTGGGCCTTATGCTGCTCGGGGTTTCGTTGGTGTGTTTTACTAGTTCCATGCCAGCAACCTTACCGGCACTGTTTTATACCCCGGTGCGTTATACGGCGCTCTCGTTGGCTTTTAACATTTCTGTTTCCATGTTCGGCGGTACAACGCCTTTGGTCACAGCATGGCTTATACGCCGCACAGATGACCTGATGATGCCTGCCTACTACCTGATGGGCGTAGCCGTTATTGGTATTGTGACGATGCTAACGGTAAAAGAAACGGCTCGTATGCCTCTCCGTGGTTCACCTCCCGCGGTGGAGACTGAGGAAGAAATTAAAGCCCTGTTAAAGAGTGATAAACCCATAACAGTGGATGCAAGTCTCCCTCCTGTTCCTTAA
- a CDS encoding TonB-dependent receptor, whose translation MLRVSCFYRSLLFSSAIIIIENAACHAAFASPSADITQSSEKRSLSASGGKSAVVNLDWNKPLDRSNTVEQIVAQGRHSRSVQSMKQAQIQRILPGINPVKALSILPGVVYTNADPWGNNERNSSLYIHGFNQNQLGFTLDGIPLGDQSYNDYNGLSPQRAVISENVASSSVSTGAGALGTASTSNLGGTLEFFSSDPKHKAGGQLDQTFGSWSTFRTFARIDTGDLGHGNSAYISWARQDARAWDLGSHQGGNQVNMKFVHKSDNDKITWFFNWSNKDEPNEDGIFLPNGQGLYVRPSIYPDINYAKNYYNSASYRDDGLNYRGYYSVAQRQDFLSYLKWHHDFNQFLSWDTSLYYHHELGETAVSIPIDVSGLGAIFSTYFPGQNMTQVFGGSGLATRTTEYWDNRGGITSTLHYRIGAHHIEIGGWYERNEDTQARRWYAFSFNNPTSPYARQQDPLIHHFTNKFDTNTWVVHLQDTWAVTRNFTLNAGFKSELVYTNGTLPVAARSGSLIPAGAITVPGGAVATAKPFLPAFGALWSMTKNEQLFANIQENMRSYSQGGYGNATPWGATSQAAFENFARHGKPEMSWTYELGLRSHHHVKLGPLTDVQGQIEYYHVRFSNRLLAVATTPQYAAIVGSATTLANVGSVNTDGMDFSFTLQFGSHFSFYNALSYNHSVYNNNYSNGSSVVQTSGKKVVGIPDWTEKFVASTYWGNASAQFIGETMGKRFTTYTNDLKASPYVLFSMNASYTIYGIPHLPSLKVQGNITNLTNTKAWSTLTPTYTSGNYSAFPVAPRMFFLTLSAKW comes from the coding sequence ATGCTTCGTGTCTCATGTTTCTATCGTTCTCTTTTATTCTCCTCAGCCATCATCATAATTGAAAATGCCGCATGTCATGCTGCTTTTGCATCGCCTTCTGCGGATATTACGCAGTCTTCTGAAAAGCGATCATTGTCAGCGAGTGGAGGCAAGAGTGCAGTCGTCAATCTGGATTGGAATAAGCCTCTTGATAGGTCCAATACAGTCGAACAAATTGTAGCCCAAGGCCGACATTCCCGTTCTGTACAAAGCATGAAGCAGGCACAAATTCAGCGTATTCTGCCCGGTATTAATCCCGTCAAAGCTCTGTCTATCCTGCCCGGGGTCGTTTATACAAATGCCGATCCGTGGGGCAACAACGAGCGGAATAGTTCGCTTTACATCCATGGATTTAATCAGAACCAGTTGGGATTTACTTTGGACGGAATTCCTCTTGGGGACCAATCCTATAATGATTATAATGGGTTAAGCCCGCAACGTGCGGTTATTAGTGAAAATGTAGCATCGTCTTCGGTATCTACCGGGGCAGGGGCTTTAGGAACAGCATCCACATCTAACTTGGGTGGAACGTTAGAGTTTTTTTCCAGCGATCCCAAGCATAAAGCTGGCGGCCAGTTGGACCAGACGTTTGGCAGTTGGTCAACATTTAGAACATTCGCCCGGATTGATACGGGTGATCTGGGGCATGGAAATTCTGCTTATATATCCTGGGCCCGACAGGATGCTCGAGCGTGGGACTTAGGGTCTCATCAGGGCGGAAATCAGGTTAATATGAAATTTGTTCATAAAAGCGATAATGATAAAATCACATGGTTTTTCAATTGGTCTAATAAAGATGAACCAAACGAAGATGGAATATTTTTACCAAACGGCCAAGGCTTGTACGTTCGGCCATCCATTTACCCAGATATTAATTATGCCAAAAATTATTATAACTCAGCATCTTACCGTGACGATGGGTTGAATTATCGTGGTTATTACAGTGTTGCACAACGGCAGGATTTTTTATCTTATTTAAAGTGGCATCATGACTTCAACCAGTTTCTAAGTTGGGATACCTCCTTGTATTATCACCATGAGTTAGGTGAAACGGCAGTATCTATTCCAATCGACGTCTCGGGTTTAGGGGCTATTTTTTCCACGTATTTTCCAGGGCAGAATATGACTCAAGTTTTCGGTGGGTCTGGACTGGCAACAAGAACAACAGAATATTGGGATAATAGAGGCGGTATAACCTCAACTTTACATTATAGAATTGGAGCGCATCATATTGAAATTGGTGGGTGGTACGAACGGAATGAAGATACGCAGGCAAGGCGGTGGTACGCGTTTAGTTTTAACAATCCCACATCCCCATATGCACGACAGCAAGACCCGCTCATTCATCATTTCACAAATAAGTTTGATACCAATACATGGGTCGTCCATTTACAGGATACTTGGGCAGTTACTAGAAATTTCACCCTCAACGCAGGATTTAAGTCCGAGTTGGTTTATACTAATGGGACACTACCTGTAGCCGCAAGAAGTGGCTCTCTTATACCTGCTGGCGCCATAACTGTGCCTGGGGGCGCAGTGGCTACAGCAAAGCCCTTCCTTCCTGCGTTTGGGGCGTTATGGTCAATGACGAAGAATGAGCAACTGTTTGCTAATATTCAGGAAAATATGAGATCTTATTCTCAAGGAGGCTATGGAAACGCCACTCCATGGGGAGCCACAAGTCAGGCTGCATTTGAAAACTTTGCACGGCATGGAAAACCGGAAATGTCGTGGACTTATGAACTGGGACTACGCTCTCATCACCATGTGAAGCTGGGCCCTTTGACTGATGTGCAAGGGCAGATTGAATATTATCACGTTCGGTTTTCAAATCGTCTATTAGCAGTTGCAACTACACCGCAATATGCGGCCATTGTTGGTTCTGCAACTACACTGGCAAATGTAGGTTCTGTTAATACAGATGGCATGGATTTTTCTTTTACGTTGCAGTTTGGATCTCATTTTTCCTTTTATAATGCTCTCTCCTATAATCATTCTGTATATAATAATAATTACAGCAATGGATCGAGTGTTGTACAAACATCAGGAAAGAAAGTGGTTGGGATCCCCGATTGGACAGAAAAATTTGTAGCCTCGACGTACTGGGGCAATGCCTCTGCTCAGTTTATTGGTGAAACAATGGGGAAACGCTTCACAACCTATACAAATGATCTGAAAGCTTCGCCTTACGTTCTCTTCAGTATGAATGCTAGCTATACAATATATGGAATTCCCCATCTTCCATCACTGAAAGTTCAGGGGAATATTACAAATTTAACGAATACTAAAGCATGGTCAACGCTTACCCCAACGTATACTTCTGGAAATTATAGCGCCTTTCCTGTTGCTCCTCGTATGTTTTTTCTAACCTTAAGTGCCAAATGGTAA
- a CDS encoding MarR family winged helix-turn-helix transcriptional regulator: MLAQASLFCSRETMGKGKEHFCAVGIHLDVTNRLWIDAMNKSVFQMSVNRPHWLVLRAIVELGDGCTLTEVSNFLYSEISTCSRAIYFLEQNHLITRKATEDDLRVKGLFLTEAGEAIHRGIDNAVEKVREKILQDVSSEQLETFLHVLDKIKNRAEKISKLPSVNHKTITSMFDFNMHKKIKHR, translated from the coding sequence ATGCTTGCACAAGCAAGTTTATTCTGTTCGAGAGAGACGATGGGCAAGGGAAAAGAACATTTTTGCGCCGTAGGTATTCATTTGGATGTAACCAATCGTTTGTGGATAGATGCCATGAACAAATCGGTATTCCAGATGTCCGTAAACAGGCCTCATTGGCTGGTTTTGAGAGCAATAGTAGAGTTGGGAGATGGTTGTACGCTAACTGAAGTTTCTAATTTTTTGTATAGCGAAATTTCCACGTGTTCTCGAGCCATCTATTTTTTAGAACAAAATCATCTGATTACAAGAAAAGCGACTGAAGATGACTTGCGTGTTAAAGGGCTTTTTTTGACCGAAGCAGGGGAGGCCATACATCGTGGAATAGATAATGCTGTTGAAAAAGTTCGAGAAAAAATTTTGCAAGACGTCTCTAGCGAACAATTGGAAACATTCCTGCATGTTCTTGATAAAATAAAGAACCGGGCAGAAAAAATTTCCAAATTACCGAGTGTAAACCACAAAACTATAACCTCTATGTTCGATTTTAATATGCATAAAAAAATCAAGCATAGATAA
- a CDS encoding UxaA family hydrolase produces the protein MSENASIIKLNPLDDVAIARETLPAGSILQDAGGVRTATEIPGGHKVALREIHRGDPVHKYGQIIGFATQDIEPGQHVHVQNLSMGHDFARDYAFGQGVKPPLEVTDHLTFNGYLRPDGRGATRNLIGIVSTVNCSATTVKKIAEHFVRSDILDQYPNIDGVIPVTHGFGCCIDTKGEGIQQLRRTIGGYVVHPNFAAVLVIGLGCEANQMDAIFMTEKVRPGARLIPLVMQEEGGTQNTVEAGIAAIEKILPEINDVKREPLPLSHLVLALQCGGSDGYSGITANPALGHAVDLLVAHGGSAILTETPEIYGAEHLLTRRAVRRDIGEKLVDIIHGWERYAEREHGSIDNNPTPGNKKGGLTTILEKSLGAVAKSGSSALQGVYKYAEPIDAHGLLFMDAPGYDPMGATGQIASGATLLAFTTGRGSCFGSRIAPTIKLATNTAMYERMQDDMDINCGRILDGNSSVTEMGEDIFRSIIRMASGEHSKSEELNVGNEEIVPWMIGAQM, from the coding sequence ATGTCCGAGAATGCAAGCATTATAAAATTAAACCCTTTGGACGATGTTGCCATAGCCAGAGAGACACTACCTGCTGGTAGTATCCTGCAAGATGCAGGCGGGGTACGCACGGCTACAGAGATACCTGGTGGGCATAAAGTTGCCTTACGAGAAATCCATCGCGGTGACCCCGTTCACAAATATGGTCAGATAATAGGGTTTGCCACACAGGATATTGAACCCGGCCAACATGTACACGTCCAGAATCTCTCTATGGGCCATGACTTTGCGCGTGACTATGCTTTTGGCCAAGGGGTAAAGCCTCCGCTGGAGGTTACGGACCACCTGACTTTTAACGGTTATTTACGTCCGGATGGGCGTGGGGCGACCCGCAACCTCATTGGTATTGTCAGTACGGTTAATTGTTCAGCAACAACAGTCAAGAAGATTGCCGAACATTTTGTTCGTTCAGATATCCTAGACCAGTATCCCAATATTGACGGGGTTATCCCCGTTACGCATGGCTTTGGGTGCTGCATCGACACTAAAGGAGAAGGTATTCAGCAACTCAGGCGGACAATTGGTGGTTATGTGGTGCATCCAAACTTTGCAGCCGTTCTGGTTATTGGGCTCGGTTGTGAAGCAAACCAAATGGACGCTATATTCATGACAGAAAAAGTGCGTCCGGGCGCACGTCTGATCCCTCTTGTCATGCAGGAGGAAGGCGGAACACAGAATACTGTGGAGGCCGGCATTGCTGCCATTGAAAAAATTCTTCCTGAAATCAATGATGTTAAGCGTGAACCGCTTCCTCTGTCCCATCTTGTTCTTGCCTTGCAGTGTGGCGGATCAGATGGATATTCAGGTATTACGGCCAATCCGGCTTTAGGGCATGCCGTTGATCTTTTGGTCGCGCATGGCGGTTCTGCCATTCTGACGGAAACACCAGAAATTTATGGTGCGGAGCACCTGCTGACCCGCAGAGCCGTGCGGCGCGATATTGGTGAAAAACTTGTGGACATTATCCACGGGTGGGAGCGTTACGCAGAACGCGAACATGGCAGTATTGATAACAACCCCACGCCAGGGAATAAAAAAGGAGGTTTGACGACCATTTTGGAAAAATCCCTCGGTGCAGTCGCAAAAAGTGGCTCCAGTGCACTACAGGGGGTTTACAAATATGCGGAACCCATTGACGCCCATGGATTACTGTTTATGGACGCTCCAGGATATGACCCCATGGGAGCAACAGGGCAGATTGCCAGCGGTGCAACGCTTCTGGCGTTTACTACTGGACGCGGTTCCTGTTTTGGCTCTCGGATCGCTCCTACCATAAAGCTCGCGACCAACACTGCCATGTATGAGCGTATGCAGGATGATATGGACATTAACTGTGGCCGTATTTTGGACGGAAATTCCAGCGTAACAGAAATGGGTGAAGACATTTTTCGTTCCATTATCCGCATGGCGTCAGGCGAGCATAGCAAGAGCGAAGAACTCAATGTTGGTAATGAGGAAATCGTCCCGTGGATGATTGGCGCTCAAATGTAA
- a CDS encoding LysR substrate-binding domain-containing protein — protein MQRRLPPLNTLYAFESAVRHRSFSKAAEELLLTRSAVSHRIKLLEELTGFALFHRYGRSLVLSSAGEAYIIAVRHALAALEEVKLPRLAYESETSITISTPPSFARLILWPAIQDFTQEYPEAQISIELSSSGLDVKTEDADIYIRFGTGNYPGMKSIMFMKSDIFPAATPDFVTRHSLSTAEDLAHCTLLRSPLEPWKPWFVAANLPWPEPADGPHFGDFAMMYQAAQEGMGVALVRSSLLDHFDPSSQLVPITHIRATPEYGYYLVYREDKIENEMIRLFLEWVGKDMRA, from the coding sequence ATGCAACGCCGCCTCCCGCCCCTGAACACGCTTTACGCGTTTGAAAGTGCAGTCAGGCACCGGTCGTTCAGCAAAGCTGCGGAGGAATTGCTGCTTACACGCAGTGCGGTCAGCCATCGCATCAAGCTTTTGGAAGAACTAACCGGCTTTGCCCTATTTCACAGGTATGGACGTTCATTGGTCCTTAGTTCGGCCGGAGAAGCATATATTATCGCTGTACGCCACGCCCTTGCTGCGCTTGAGGAGGTAAAACTCCCTCGCTTGGCCTACGAAAGCGAAACCAGCATTACAATCAGCACCCCACCGTCTTTTGCCCGCCTAATTTTATGGCCTGCAATCCAGGATTTTACACAAGAATATCCCGAGGCTCAGATCAGTATTGAACTCAGTTCTTCCGGGTTGGACGTTAAGACGGAAGATGCGGATATTTACATTCGCTTCGGAACCGGAAATTACCCCGGCATGAAAAGTATCATGTTCATGAAATCAGATATTTTTCCTGCCGCCACGCCCGATTTCGTAACCCGGCATAGTCTTTCCACGGCAGAAGACCTAGCCCATTGCACCTTGCTTAGAAGCCCACTGGAGCCGTGGAAGCCGTGGTTTGTTGCTGCGAATCTGCCGTGGCCCGAACCTGCTGATGGTCCACATTTTGGTGATTTTGCCATGATGTATCAGGCTGCCCAAGAAGGAATGGGGGTGGCTTTGGTGCGGTCCTCGTTACTCGATCACTTTGACCCCAGCTCACAGTTGGTCCCGATTACTCATATTCGGGCCACTCCCGAATATGGATATTATCTTGTTTACCGAGAAGATAAGATCGAAAATGAGATGATACGCCTTTTTCTGGAGTGGGTCGGCAAAGACATGCGAGCCTAA